Proteins from a genomic interval of uncultured Fusobacterium sp.:
- a CDS encoding SIR2 family protein, with protein MKNFFDKFGEAQKLNLFIGDFVSEITGFPKRAELADMIIFDIKQSAKGYIKNRDSFSDVAQAYLDAVISSKNSLLKQIREIFDMKHYKNVDIYDNIFELDYFKTIMTMNYDIVLEKLYPNYINTITPTKNDFSDDEKINFYKIMGNICNPEDLFITSQDVRKLKVLDFYNGFFEQICTELKSRPTLFLGVELKDPDFIDMLDFIMKKAGKIEQPMYIVSSTSVIDNKVSEVINRYNLKLTVFDEIEFLDGVKSLLQKEDSDKIEKKLVR; from the coding sequence ATGAAGAACTTTTTTGATAAGTTTGGAGAAGCACAAAAATTAAATCTATTTATAGGAGATTTTGTTAGTGAAATAACAGGATTTCCAAAAAGAGCAGAACTTGCAGATATGATAATTTTTGATATCAAACAATCAGCAAAAGGTTATATTAAAAATAGAGACTCTTTTTCAGATGTGGCTCAAGCTTATCTAGATGCAGTTATAAGTTCAAAAAATTCTCTTTTAAAACAAATAAGAGAAATCTTTGATATGAAACATTATAAGAATGTTGATATATATGACAATATTTTTGAGCTTGATTATTTTAAAACAATAATGACAATGAACTATGATATAGTTTTAGAAAAATTATATCCAAATTACATAAATACAATTACTCCAACAAAAAATGATTTTTCAGATGATGAAAAAATCAACTTTTATAAGATCATGGGGAATATTTGTAATCCAGAAGATCTTTTTATTACAAGTCAAGATGTAAGAAAATTAAAGGTACTTGATTTTTATAATGGATTTTTTGAACAAATATGTACAGAATTAAAAAGTAGACCTACTTTATTTTTAGGAGTAGAGTTAAAAGATCCAGATTTTATAGATATGTTAGATTTTATAATGAAAAAAGCTGGTAAAATAGAACAACCTATGTATATAGTTTCTTCTACCTCTGTTATAGATAATAAAGTTAGTGAAGTAATCAATAGATACAATTTGAAACTAACTGTTTTTGATGAGATTGAATTCTTAGATGGAGTTAAAAGTCTATTACAAAAAGAGGACAGTGATAAGATAGAAAAAAAGTTAGTGAGGTAA
- a CDS encoding PHP domain-containing protein has product MVEFQKLSSFFFKFLESDAKFIGDFYYDLHIHTTASDSFIKPDFLKNFVKNKRYLLSVTDHNEIRGSVELYEKGINVVPGIEIGCEDGFEMLVYFNEMQDLEDFYRREVEGYKNLKRMAKTHRTIYEYLDALQGINCHKSIPHICGVVQKNFIHNKPYIYDIIKKVDSIETHNHALPMVRNLQAAEIREQFNLTATFGSDAHIIREAIAFYKYANMASVGVGDTVMNYLFKIGSISGIGQKHLIHMLKNTLL; this is encoded by the coding sequence ATGGTAGAATTTCAAAAACTTTCTTCTTTCTTTTTTAAATTTTTAGAAAGTGATGCTAAATTTATAGGGGATTTTTATTATGATCTTCATATTCATACAACTGCGTCAGATAGTTTTATTAAGCCTGATTTTTTAAAAAATTTTGTTAAAAATAAAAGATATCTATTATCTGTAACAGATCATAATGAAATAAGAGGATCTGTTGAACTTTATGAAAAGGGAATTAATGTAGTTCCGGGTATAGAGATTGGTTGTGAAGATGGATTTGAAATGCTTGTTTATTTTAATGAGATGCAAGATTTAGAAGATTTTTATAGAAGAGAGGTTGAAGGATATAAGAATCTAAAAAGAATGGCAAAAACACATAGAACTATTTATGAATATCTTGATGCTTTACAAGGGATAAACTGTCATAAATCTATACCTCATATTTGTGGAGTTGTTCAAAAAAACTTCATTCACAATAAACCATACATATATGATATTATAAAAAAAGTTGACTCTATTGAAACTCACAATCATGCTCTACCTATGGTTAGAAATCTACAAGCTGCTGAAATTAGAGAACAGTTTAACTTAACTGCTACTTTTGGAAGTGATGCTCACATAATAAGAGAGGCTATAGCCTTCTATAAATATGCTAACATGGCATCTGTTGGAGTCGGTGATACTGTTATGAACTATCTTTTTAAAATAGGTAGTATCAGTGGAATAGGACAAAAACATCTAATACATATGTTAAAGAATACTTTACTATAA
- the cls gene encoding cardiolipin synthase encodes MNLIITFFKDYIVIINIFFLITIVLLERKKPVYTLFWITILILAPYIGFIFYLFFGLSFRKKRVVDKFYKWKFLHSKKVISSSERKDLNRWKQLISYLEIASNNKLTTLNAFKLFTDGNVFFNHMIEDLNEAKHSINMEYYIFRYDELGKRIIDILIEKAKNGVEVNVIIDEAGGADRKMIKLMRDNNINVEIFFPSPFASFKIANLRANYRDHRKLCLIDSKLGYIGGFNIGLEYLSKGKLGHWRDTGVRVFGEAVLELEKEFFFSWGIAKKKPVVYQAKEYAFEHEAFQEIIRTRGKYSGYSQVVSSGPNYQFKTMRDTFLKIILEAKKYIYIQTPYFVPDDTILEALKIATLSGVKIKIMIPDKPDHFFIYWVNQYFVGELLDLGVTVYRYHKGFLHSKMVLADDEVVSIGTANFDNRSFYQNFEININIYEKDIAEKFREIFYDDMKTSSKLLRSEYSKRGFYIKSKESICRLLAPIL; translated from the coding sequence ATGAATCTGATTATAACTTTTTTTAAAGACTATATTGTAATTATAAACATATTCTTTTTAATTACGATTGTACTCTTAGAAAGAAAAAAACCTGTATACACTTTGTTTTGGATAACTATACTTATTCTTGCTCCATATATTGGTTTTATATTCTATCTATTTTTTGGATTGAGCTTTAGAAAAAAAAGAGTTGTTGATAAATTCTATAAATGGAAATTTCTTCATAGCAAAAAAGTTATCAGTTCCTCTGAAAGAAAAGATCTAAATAGATGGAAGCAACTTATCTCATACCTTGAAATAGCTTCTAATAATAAATTAACAACTTTAAATGCTTTTAAATTATTTACTGATGGAAATGTTTTTTTTAATCATATGATAGAAGATTTAAACGAAGCTAAACATTCAATTAATATGGAATATTATATTTTTAGATATGATGAGTTAGGAAAAAGAATAATAGATATTCTTATTGAAAAAGCTAAAAATGGAGTTGAAGTAAATGTAATCATTGATGAAGCTGGTGGGGCTGACAGAAAAATGATAAAACTTATGAGAGATAATAATATTAATGTAGAGATATTCTTTCCCTCTCCCTTTGCTTCTTTCAAAATAGCTAATCTAAGAGCAAATTATCGTGATCATAGAAAACTTTGCCTTATTGATAGCAAACTAGGTTATATTGGTGGTTTTAATATAGGTTTAGAGTATTTAAGCAAAGGAAAACTTGGACACTGGCGTGATACAGGAGTAAGAGTTTTTGGAGAAGCGGTTCTGGAATTAGAAAAAGAATTTTTCTTCTCATGGGGAATTGCTAAAAAGAAACCTGTTGTGTATCAAGCTAAAGAATATGCTTTTGAACATGAAGCTTTCCAAGAGATAATAAGAACAAGAGGTAAATACTCTGGATATTCTCAAGTTGTTAGTAGTGGACCAAATTATCAATTTAAAACTATGAGAGATACATTTTTAAAGATAATTTTAGAAGCAAAAAAATATATCTATATTCAAACACCATACTTTGTTCCAGATGATACTATCTTGGAAGCTTTAAAAATAGCTACTCTTTCTGGAGTAAAGATTAAAATAATGATACCTGATAAACCAGATCACTTCTTTATTTATTGGGTTAATCAATATTTTGTAGGAGAACTTCTTGATTTAGGAGTTACTGTTTATAGATATCATAAAGGATTCTTACATAGTAAAATGGTACTTGCAGATGATGAGGTTGTAAGTATTGGAACTGCTAATTTTGATAATAGAAGTTTTTACCAAAATTTTGAGATAAATATTAATATCTATGAAAAGGATATTGCTGAGAAATTTAGAGAGATTTTCTATGATGATATGAAAACAAGTAGCAAATTATTAAGAAGTGAATATAGCAAAAGAGGTTTCTACATCAAATCTAAAGAATCAATTTGTAGGCTTCTTGCTCCTATACTATAA
- a CDS encoding BMC domain-containing protein, whose translation MIRREAIGLIETFGLVFALEAADAMCKAADVELVGYENVASGYISVIVTGDVGACKAAVDAGVYAVNNMEGGNLYSSVVIARPHNDLQKIIDRYAIENL comes from the coding sequence ATGATAAGACGTGAAGCAATAGGATTAATAGAAACATTTGGACTGGTATTTGCTCTAGAAGCAGCAGATGCTATGTGTAAAGCAGCAGATGTTGAACTAGTTGGATATGAAAATGTTGCATCAGGGTATATATCTGTAATTGTAACTGGAGATGTAGGAGCTTGTAAAGCAGCAGTTGATGCAGGAGTATATGCTGTAAATAATATGGAAGGTGGAAATTTATATAGTTCAGTAGTAATTGCTAGACCACACAATGATTTACAAAAGATAATAGATAGATATGCTATTGAAAATTTATAG
- a CDS encoding 1-propanol dehydrogenase PduQ, which yields MQEFTISTTICFGEEALKKLGELVDKNILIVCDKFINSSGMVEKVKNYIHNCNVAVFDEVIPDPTVKIVAMGVQVLKNENIDLIIALGGGSSIDGAKAIREYYNKLNKDHSKKIEFYAIPTTSGTGSEVTEYSVITNEAEHLKYALTSKELLPTVAILDADLIKSVPKSITADTGMDVITHAIEAYVSNGANDFTDAFAEKAFSLAIENLEKAYLEGENLYYRERMHNASCLAGLAFNNAGLGITHSLAHAIGGKLHIPHGKINAIILPYVIEYNSDCKVTSYVGENCNLVTKKYQKLAKIIGLNSCNPIIGANNLVRYISELNKKLGIPKNLKELGKNIEDINIFKEEVYRALEKDVCTKSNPKKVSQEEIYKILDKVIG from the coding sequence ATGCAAGAATTTACTATTAGCACTACAATTTGTTTTGGTGAAGAGGCTTTAAAAAAATTAGGGGAACTTGTTGATAAAAATATTTTAATAGTATGCGATAAGTTTATTAATAGTTCTGGGATGGTTGAAAAAGTTAAAAATTATATTCACAACTGTAATGTAGCAGTATTTGATGAGGTAATACCAGATCCTACAGTAAAAATAGTAGCAATGGGAGTTCAAGTTTTAAAGAATGAAAATATCGATTTAATTATAGCTTTAGGTGGAGGATCTTCAATTGATGGAGCAAAGGCTATAAGAGAGTATTATAATAAATTAAATAAAGATCATTCTAAAAAAATTGAATTTTATGCAATTCCTACTACTAGTGGAACAGGATCAGAAGTAACAGAATATTCTGTTATTACAAATGAAGCAGAACATCTTAAATATGCTTTAACTTCAAAGGAATTATTACCAACAGTTGCTATTTTAGATGCAGATTTAATTAAAAGTGTACCAAAAAGTATAACAGCAGATACAGGAATGGATGTAATAACTCATGCAATAGAAGCTTATGTCTCAAATGGAGCAAATGATTTTACAGATGCCTTTGCAGAAAAAGCTTTTAGTTTAGCTATAGAAAATCTAGAAAAAGCTTACTTAGAAGGTGAAAATTTATATTATCGTGAGAGAATGCATAATGCCTCATGTTTAGCAGGATTAGCATTTAATAATGCTGGGTTAGGAATAACACATAGTTTAGCTCATGCAATAGGAGGAAAACTTCATATTCCACATGGAAAGATAAATGCTATTATTTTGCCTTATGTAATTGAGTATAATTCAGATTGTAAAGTAACATCTTATGTTGGAGAGAATTGTAATTTAGTGACTAAAAAATATCAAAAATTAGCAAAAATTATAGGGTTAAATTCATGTAATCCTATAATAGGAGCCAATAATTTAGTGAGATATATATCTGAATTAAATAAAAAATTAGGAATTCCTAAAAACTTAAAGGAACTTGGGAAAAATATAGAAGATATAAATATATTTAAAGAAGAAGTGTATAGAGCATTAGAAAAAGATGTATGTACAAAATCTAATCCTAAGAAAGTATCTCAAGAAGAAATTTATAAAATTTTAGACAAAGTAATTGGCTAG
- a CDS encoding exodeoxyribonuclease III: MKLISWNVNGLRAAVQKGFLDYFNQEDADIFCLQETKLQAGQIDLELNGYHQYWNYAEKKGYSGTAIFTKKEPISVTYGLGIEEHDKEGRVITLEFENFFMITVYTPNSQEALARLDYRMKWEDDFRAYLLKLNEIKPVIVCGDLNVAHQEIDLKNPKTNRKNAGFSDEEREKMGKLLDSGFIDTFRYFYPELTGAYSWWSYRFNARKNNAGWRIDYFLVSERLKDSLENAEIHKDILGSDHCPVVLKLKENF; encoded by the coding sequence ATGAAACTAATTTCATGGAATGTAAATGGATTGAGAGCTGCTGTACAAAAAGGTTTCTTAGATTATTTTAATCAAGAAGATGCAGATATATTTTGCTTACAAGAAACTAAATTACAAGCTGGACAAATTGATCTTGAACTTAATGGATATCATCAATATTGGAATTATGCTGAAAAAAAAGGTTACTCTGGAACAGCTATTTTCACTAAAAAAGAGCCTATATCTGTTACTTATGGATTAGGAATAGAGGAGCATGATAAAGAGGGAAGAGTTATAACATTAGAATTTGAAAATTTCTTTATGATTACAGTTTATACTCCAAACTCTCAAGAAGCTCTTGCTAGATTAGATTATAGAATGAAATGGGAAGATGATTTTAGAGCTTATCTTCTAAAATTAAATGAGATAAAACCTGTTATTGTTTGTGGGGATCTAAATGTTGCACATCAAGAGATAGATCTGAAAAATCCTAAAACAAATAGAAAAAATGCTGGTTTCTCTGATGAAGAGAGAGAAAAAATGGGAAAACTTTTAGACAGTGGATTTATTGACACTTTTAGATATTTTTATCCAGAATTAACAGGAGCTTACTCTTGGTGGTCTTATAGATTCAATGCTAGAAAAAACAATGCTGGGTGGAGAATAGATTATTTCCTTGTTTCTGAAAGATTAAAGGATTCTTTAGAAAATGCTGAAATACATAAAGATATTTTAGGATCTGATCACTGTCCTGTTGTTTTAAAATTAAAGGAGAATTTTTAG
- a CDS encoding BMC domain-containing protein produces the protein MKYYGNEALGLVETIGLVPALDAADKMLKAANVELVSYENIGSTLVTIMIKGDVAAVTAAVEAGAAAAKAIGTLTAKNVMPRPISEVGKIVSVHDIDGE, from the coding sequence ATGAAATATTATGGAAATGAAGCATTAGGGCTTGTAGAAACAATAGGATTAGTTCCAGCTTTAGATGCAGCAGATAAGATGCTAAAAGCAGCAAACGTAGAACTTGTATCTTATGAAAATATAGGTTCTACATTGGTAACAATAATGATAAAAGGTGATGTGGCAGCAGTAACAGCAGCAGTTGAAGCTGGAGCAGCAGCAGCAAAAGCAATTGGTACACTTACAGCAAAAAATGTTATGCCAAGACCTATTAGTGAAGTAGGAAAAATAGTTTCAGTTCATGATATAGATGGAGAATAG
- a CDS encoding MerR family transcriptional regulator: protein MSEKKYCIGKVEKICKIGKKTLRFYDQIGLLSPCEINENGYRYYDKDNLYTIPVIKYYKQSGFTLDQIKSLIYSSGFSTIEEDFGEKIKELQSIEEELNLKKKSIEDWYSLVREAKMVIEYDIQDVKIKFLEEAEMLFLEQDYDYDYVKSVINIEFTNYIEKIENAITGPVIIEFPSFDEKIEKKCKKVRILQKNLKKCSSDKLTKYGGYMVASAYHIGSHENIDETYKKIKDWLKYHNYKYDDICFERYVIDYWSTKDEQKYVTEIMVKLKIQ from the coding sequence ATGAGTGAGAAAAAATATTGCATAGGAAAAGTGGAAAAGATATGTAAAATAGGAAAAAAAACATTGAGATTTTATGATCAAATTGGTTTGTTATCTCCTTGTGAAATAAATGAAAATGGTTATCGTTATTATGATAAGGATAATTTATATACAATACCAGTAATAAAATATTATAAACAAAGTGGATTTACTCTTGATCAAATAAAATCATTGATTTATAGTTCTGGATTTTCAACAATAGAAGAAGATTTTGGAGAAAAAATTAAAGAGTTGCAATCAATAGAAGAGGAATTGAATTTAAAGAAAAAATCTATAGAAGATTGGTATTCATTAGTTAGAGAAGCAAAAATGGTTATAGAATATGATATTCAAGATGTTAAAATAAAGTTTTTAGAAGAAGCTGAGATGCTTTTTTTAGAACAAGATTATGACTATGATTATGTAAAATCTGTTATAAATATAGAATTTACAAATTACATTGAAAAGATAGAAAATGCAATAACAGGCCCAGTCATTATAGAGTTTCCTTCTTTTGATGAAAAGATAGAAAAGAAATGTAAAAAAGTAAGAATTTTACAGAAAAATTTAAAAAAATGTTCAAGTGATAAATTAACTAAATATGGTGGTTATATGGTGGCTTCAGCTTATCATATAGGATCACATGAAAATATTGATGAAACATATAAAAAAATAAAAGATTGGTTGAAATACCATAACTATAAATATGATGATATATGTTTTGAAAGATATGTGATTGATTATTGGAGCACAAAAGATGAACAAAAGTATGTTACAGAGATAATGGTGAAATTAAAAATACAATAA
- a CDS encoding DMT family transporter: MINSELTEKEIKILKLKAEVKNKFLKKGIQIALFSGITYGIYTACLTLGMTKGVWSDWYGENTAGLSAFVIVYLLAALGNAINDISSSFWAILNSIYQGKFQDFLRTLNTKPGKQIMLAALIGGPIAGTAFVVALQMAGSIIVPISALCPAIAAILGKIFYKQEINKRMALGIGICVFASFMIGSTGMGENFSTELLLGLVIAIIAAFGWGFEGCVAGYASAMVDTQIGICVRQLTCGIVNLFIVVPAIGVMAGGIDISTSLTIQALTSMPAMIWFALSGLSTFVSFMTWYKGNSMCGAGLGTACNGTYSFFSPFFCWLFLGVISGIDGWNLPTVAWIGAVVMIFGILLIAVNPLDFFKKKEEN, translated from the coding sequence ATGATCAACAGTGAATTAACGGAAAAAGAAATAAAAATTCTTAAATTGAAGGCTGAAGTTAAGAATAAATTTTTAAAGAAGGGAATACAAATAGCGTTATTTTCTGGAATAACATATGGTATTTATACAGCATGCTTAACATTGGGAATGACAAAAGGAGTATGGTCAGACTGGTATGGAGAAAACACAGCAGGACTTTCAGCATTTGTAATAGTTTATCTTCTAGCAGCTTTAGGAAATGCAATAAATGATATTTCAAGTTCATTTTGGGCGATATTAAACTCAATATATCAAGGAAAATTTCAAGATTTTCTAAGAACACTAAATACAAAACCTGGTAAACAAATTATGCTTGCAGCATTAATAGGAGGACCAATAGCAGGAACAGCATTTGTTGTGGCACTACAAATGGCAGGATCAATAATAGTTCCAATTTCAGCATTATGTCCTGCAATAGCAGCTATTTTAGGAAAAATCTTTTATAAACAAGAGATAAATAAAAGAATGGCTTTAGGAATCGGAATTTGTGTTTTTGCTAGTTTCATGATTGGTAGTACAGGAATGGGAGAGAACTTCTCAACAGAACTTCTATTAGGTCTTGTTATTGCAATTATAGCAGCATTTGGTTGGGGATTTGAAGGTTGTGTAGCTGGATATGCTTCAGCAATGGTTGACACTCAAATTGGAATTTGTGTAAGACAATTGACTTGTGGAATAGTAAACCTTTTCATAGTTGTACCAGCAATTGGAGTAATGGCAGGAGGAATTGATATTTCAACTTCTTTAACTATCCAAGCATTAACAAGTATGCCAGCAATGATCTGGTTTGCATTAAGTGGATTGTCAACATTTGTTTCATTTATGACTTGGTATAAAGGAAACAGTATGTGTGGAGCAGGACTTGGAACAGCATGTAATGGAACTTATTCATTCTTTAGTCCTTTCTTCTGTTGGTTATTTTTAGGAGTTATTTCAGGAATTGATGGTTGGAACTTACCAACAGTTGCTTGGATAGGAGCAGTAGTTATGATCTTTGGAATATTATTAATTGCTGTAAATCCATTAGATTTTTTCAAGAAAAAGGAGGAAAATTAA
- a CDS encoding GTP pyrophosphokinase — MSDILDKEQFFKRFSIDEKYFESTGLVWEELLKIYEDYTALVPYLEKEAEHIVSKLIDGNNVHSVRRRVKKPEHLIEKIIRKGKKYVDRGISVETYKKIVTDLIGIRVLHLFKDDWRGIHEDIMNLWEIRETPQINIRRGDYNVAQLQESISELNCEIVVRDHGYRSVHYLIGIPVTRKDEILVEIQVRTVFEEAWSEIDHLMRYPYDVDNPIITEYLGIFNRIVGSADEMGTFIKKMKSQFSLHNDKECPPRELDNKFK; from the coding sequence ATGTCTGATATTTTAGATAAAGAACAGTTCTTTAAAAGGTTTTCTATTGATGAAAAATACTTTGAATCAACAGGATTAGTTTGGGAAGAGCTATTGAAAATATATGAAGATTATACAGCCCTTGTTCCATATTTAGAAAAAGAGGCAGAACATATAGTTTCAAAATTAATTGATGGAAATAATGTGCACTCTGTAAGAAGAAGAGTTAAAAAACCAGAACATCTTATTGAAAAGATTATTCGCAAAGGAAAAAAATATGTTGATAGAGGGATTTCTGTAGAAACATATAAAAAAATTGTAACAGATCTTATTGGAATAAGAGTATTACATCTTTTTAAAGATGATTGGCGTGGTATACATGAAGATATTATGAATTTATGGGAGATAAGGGAAACTCCACAAATAAATATAAGAAGAGGGGACTACAATGTTGCTCAACTTCAAGAGAGTATATCAGAGTTAAATTGTGAAATTGTAGTAAGAGATCATGGATATCGTTCTGTTCACTATTTGATAGGAATACCAGTTACTAGAAAAGATGAGATTCTTGTAGAAATTCAAGTTAGAACAGTGTTTGAAGAGGCGTGGAGTGAGATAGATCACTTGATGAGATATCCTTATGATGTTGATAACCCAATAATTACAGAGTATTTAGGTATATTTAATAGAATTGTTGGAAGTGCTGATGAAATGGGAACATTTATTAAAAAGATGAAATCTCAATTTAGTTTACATAATGATAAAGAGTGTCCACCGAGAGAACTAGATAATAAGTTTAAATAA
- the thiD gene encoding bifunctional hydroxymethylpyrimidine kinase/phosphomethylpyrimidine kinase gives MKNILTIAGSDSCGGAGIQADLKTMSALGVYGMSVITAITAQNSMGVHAVQEVSEDMIRMQLEAIFDDIEVDAIKIGMLSSSTVIKTILSTLKKYSCKNIVIDTVMLSKNRYKLLQDEGMEDLKKLISLGTVVTPNIPEAEVLANMEIKNENDMIEAGKKIQALGAKNILIKGGHREDDCTDILLLESGEVLKFPEVRISTKHTHGTGCTLSSAIASFIGKGYSVEESVKLSKEYITEAIRNSFPLGKGVGPLGHLIDLYKKAGIEY, from the coding sequence ATGAAAAATATTTTAACTATTGCTGGTTCTGACAGTTGTGGAGGAGCAGGAATACAAGCTGATTTAAAAACAATGAGTGCTTTAGGTGTCTATGGTATGAGTGTAATCACTGCTATAACTGCTCAAAATAGTATGGGGGTTCATGCTGTTCAAGAGGTTTCTGAAGATATGATCAGAATGCAACTAGAGGCAATTTTTGATGATATTGAAGTTGATGCTATAAAAATAGGTATGCTCTCTAGTAGTACAGTTATAAAAACTATTCTTTCAACTTTAAAAAAATATAGTTGTAAAAATATTGTTATAGATACTGTTATGCTTTCTAAAAATAGATATAAACTTTTACAAGATGAGGGCATGGAAGATTTAAAAAAACTTATATCATTAGGGACAGTTGTTACTCCTAATATCCCTGAGGCTGAAGTTTTGGCTAATATGGAGATAAAAAATGAAAATGATATGATTGAGGCTGGAAAAAAAATTCAGGCTTTAGGTGCTAAAAATATTTTAATTAAAGGTGGACATAGAGAAGATGATTGCACTGATATTCTTCTGTTAGAAAGTGGAGAAGTTTTAAAATTCCCAGAAGTGAGAATCTCTACAAAACATACTCATGGTACTGGTTGTACCCTTTCTTCTGCTATTGCATCCTTTATTGGAAAAGGATACTCAGTTGAAGAGAGTGTAAAACTTTCTAAAGAATACATTACTGAAGCTATTAGAAACTCTTTTCCTCTTGGTAAAGGGGTAGGACCTTTAGGACATCTTATTGATCTTTATAAAAAAGCTGGTATTGAATATTAA
- a CDS encoding aldehyde dehydrogenase family protein has translation MDIIDNDLLSMQEARILVENAREAQKIVKNFSQEQLDFIVNNIFKEIKDHIEEFAKLDYEETEIGNVEDKKLKLELFLNNLEKALKNMRCVGVIENNKEDKTLDVGVPVGVIAAFCSEANIVSTLIYKSIIAIKSGNGIVFGMSKKAKKTTKKVMDTIIDIIEKSGAPQGIISYISRCSLNGSKELLNHKDINLILNTGIDELLDEIKTSGKSYIYGGNGDSPVFIERTADIKEAVKNIVDSKTFDNGIIPGSEEIIVVEKVILEEVKKEFIKNNAYFLNEEESKRLKEIIFDKFGKFNKNYIGKSSQFLAEKAGIKVEKNVKLLITNEKYLTLDSEYSKEKLCPVLDLYVEEDWKNACEKCIELLLSDKQGHTLIIHSQDENIIEQFILKKPVGRVLVNTGGSFGSLGITTNLFPAMTLGSGVIGKGITSCNVSPRNLIYIRKVGYGVRKVEEILKNKNLEEKLKEIIKTILK, from the coding sequence ATGGATATTATAGATAACGACTTACTTTCTATGCAAGAGGCAAGAATATTAGTTGAAAATGCAAGAGAAGCACAGAAAATAGTAAAAAATTTCTCTCAAGAACAACTAGATTTCATTGTAAATAATATTTTTAAAGAAATAAAAGATCATATTGAAGAGTTTGCAAAACTAGATTATGAGGAAACAGAGATAGGAAATGTTGAAGATAAAAAATTAAAACTAGAATTGTTTTTAAATAATTTAGAAAAAGCTTTAAAAAATATGAGATGTGTAGGAGTAATTGAAAATAATAAAGAAGATAAAACTTTAGATGTTGGTGTTCCTGTAGGAGTAATTGCAGCTTTTTGTTCAGAAGCCAATATAGTTTCCACTCTAATTTATAAGAGTATAATAGCTATTAAATCAGGAAATGGAATAGTTTTTGGAATGTCTAAGAAAGCTAAAAAAACTACTAAAAAAGTTATGGATACAATTATAGATATTATAGAAAAATCAGGAGCACCTCAAGGTATTATCTCTTATATAAGTAGATGTTCACTAAATGGAAGCAAAGAGCTGTTAAATCATAAAGATATAAATCTTATATTAAATACTGGGATAGATGAACTTTTAGATGAGATAAAAACAAGTGGGAAATCATATATCTATGGTGGAAATGGAGATAGTCCAGTATTTATAGAAAGAACAGCAGATATCAAAGAAGCAGTAAAAAATATAGTAGATAGTAAAACTTTTGATAATGGTATTATTCCTGGAAGTGAAGAGATAATAGTTGTAGAAAAGGTTATCTTGGAAGAGGTAAAAAAAGAGTTTATAAAAAATAATGCTTATTTCCTAAATGAAGAGGAATCTAAGAGATTAAAAGAGATTATTTTTGATAAATTTGGAAAATTTAATAAAAACTATATAGGAAAAAGTTCACAATTTTTAGCAGAGAAAGCTGGAATAAAAGTAGAAAAAAATGTGAAGTTATTAATAACTAATGAAAAATATTTAACATTAGATAGTGAATATTCTAAAGAAAAGCTTTGTCCAGTACTTGATCTTTATGTAGAAGAGGATTGGAAAAATGCTTGTGAAAAATGTATAGAACTTTTATTAAGTGATAAACAAGGACATACATTAATAATACACTCTCAGGATGAAAATATAATAGAACAATTTATATTGAAAAAACCAGTTGGAAGAGTTTTAGTAAATACTGGAGGAAGTTTTGGTAGCTTAGGAATAACAACTAATCTTTTTCCAGCTATGACTTTGGGAAGTGGAGTAATAGGAAAGGGAATAACTTCTTGTAATGTTTCTCCTAGAAATCTAATCTATATTAGAAAAGTTGGATACGGAGTAAGAAAAGTAGAAGAGATTTTAAAAAATAAAAATTTAGAAGAAAAACTTAAAGAGATTATAAAAACAATACTAAAGTAA